The Blattabacterium cuenoti genome includes a region encoding these proteins:
- the ilvA gene encoding threonine ammonia-lyase yields MKNKFKGYFPSHKEIIQAKNLLKDIIYETPLQKNYLLSEKYQANILLKREDLQIIRSYKIRGAYNKIKSLSYSELKKGIVCASAGNHAQGVAYSCNILKISGKIYMPSTTPKQKVERVKMFGKKYIEIILIGDTFDAVSSEAMKDCKKNEKIFIHPFDDIKIIEGQATVGLEILKQNISDRIDYVFIPIGGGGLVSGVGSYFKEISPKTKIIGVEPKGAPSMSYSLKKGKIVELKTIDRFIDGASVKKVGKLNFNICNQILFDIITVPEGKVCTTILDLYNLEAIVAEPAGALSIAALDFYSNEIKGKTIVCILSGGNNDITRTEEIRERSLLYEEKKHYFIVKFPQRAGALKEFVNNILGPKDDIAYFEYSKKNSKEEGPAVIGIELSEKNEFSGLIGRMKKYKVHFQYLNKNPDLFRILI; encoded by the coding sequence TTGAAAAATAAATTTAAAGGATATTTTCCTTCTCATAAAGAAATAATTCAAGCTAAGAATCTTTTAAAAGATATCATTTATGAAACTCCGTTACAAAAAAATTATCTTTTATCAGAAAAATATCAAGCTAATATTTTACTAAAAAGAGAAGACTTACAAATCATACGTTCATATAAAATTAGAGGAGCTTATAATAAAATAAAAAGTTTATCTTATTCAGAACTGAAAAAAGGAATTGTTTGTGCTAGCGCTGGAAATCATGCTCAAGGTGTGGCATATTCTTGCAATATATTAAAAATATCGGGAAAAATTTATATGCCTAGTACTACTCCTAAACAAAAAGTAGAAAGAGTAAAAATGTTTGGAAAAAAGTATATAGAAATTATTCTTATTGGAGATACTTTTGATGCAGTTAGTAGTGAAGCAATGAAAGATTGTAAAAAAAATGAAAAAATTTTTATTCATCCTTTCGATGATATTAAAATTATTGAAGGACAAGCAACTGTAGGTTTAGAAATTTTAAAACAAAATATTTCAGATAGGATAGATTATGTTTTTATTCCTATTGGTGGAGGTGGATTAGTATCTGGTGTAGGTAGTTATTTTAAAGAAATAAGTCCTAAAACTAAAATTATAGGAGTAGAACCTAAAGGAGCTCCATCTATGAGTTATTCTTTAAAAAAAGGAAAAATTGTTGAATTAAAAACAATAGATAGATTTATTGATGGAGCTTCAGTAAAGAAAGTGGGAAAATTAAATTTTAACATATGCAATCAAATATTATTTGATATCATAACAGTTCCGGAAGGAAAAGTTTGTACAACAATTTTAGATTTATATAATTTAGAAGCTATTGTCGCTGAACCTGCTGGAGCTCTTTCAATAGCTGCTTTAGATTTTTATTCTAATGAAATAAAAGGAAAAACTATTGTATGTATTTTAAGTGGAGGAAATAATGATATCACTAGAACAGAAGAAATTAGAGAAAGATCTCTTTTATATGAAGAAAAAAAACATTATTTTATTGTCAAATTTCCACAAAGAGCTGGGGCCTTAAAAGAATTTGTGAACAATATTTTAGGTCCAAAAGATGATATTGCTTATTTTGAATATTCTAAAAAAAATTCAAAAGAAGAAGGACCAGCCGTGATTGGAATAGAATTGTCAGAAAAAAATGAATTTTCTGGATTAATAGGAAGAATGAAAAAATATAAAGTTCATTTTCAATATTTAAATAAAAATCCAGATTTATTTCGCATCCTTATATAA